In a single window of the Osmerus eperlanus chromosome 2, fOsmEpe2.1, whole genome shotgun sequence genome:
- the mlx gene encoding max-like protein X — protein MTDPTSPEDHWNKTDGAFSDNGFEHNFLENARKGSLVSRANSIGSTSASSVPNTDDEDSDYRHETTFKESYKDRRRQAHTQAEQKRRDAIKKGYDDLQSIVPTCQQQSDLGTQKISKATVLQKTIDYIQFLHKEKKKQEEEVSTLRKEVMALKIMKTNYEHIVKAHQNNPQQGEEQVSDQIKFSIFQSIMDSLFQSFSSSVSVSSFQELSACTFSWIEEYCKPQILRDFVVGVLRQLNGQLY, from the exons ATGACGGATCCTACGTCGCCAGAGGATCACTGGAACAAA ACGGACGGGGCTTTCAGTGACAACGGATTTGAACACA ATTTCTTAGAGAATGCAAGAAAAGGTTCTCTGGTTTCCAGGGCAAACAGCATTGGTTCAACAAGTGCCTCCTCTGTGCCAAATACAG ATGATGAAGACAGTGACTACAGACACGAGACCACATTTAAGGAGTCGTATAAAGACCGgcgcagacaggcacacacgcaggcGGAGCAGAAACGCAGGGACGCCATCAAG AAAGGGTACGATGATCTCCAGTCAATAGTGCCTACATGCCAGCAGCAATCTGACTTAGGGACACAAAAGATCAGCAAGGCCACGGTGCTGCAAAAAA CGATTGACTACATACAGTTTCTgcacaaggagaagaagaagcaggaggaggaagtgtcCACGCTGAGGAAGGAAGTGATGGCGCTGAAGATCATGAAAAC GAACTATGAGCACATAGTGAAAGCTCACCAGAACAACCCCCAGCAGGGTGAAGAGCAGGTGTCGGACCAGATCAAGTTCAGCATCTTCCAGAGCATCATGGACTCACTGTTCCAGTCGTTCAGcagctctgtgtctgtgagcagcTTCCAGGAGCTCTCCGCCTGCACCTTCAGCTGGATCGAGGAGTACTGCAAACCCCAG ATTCTGAGAGACTTTGTGGTGGGAGTGCTTCGACAGCTCAATGGACAGTTGTACTGA
- the fmnl1a gene encoding formin-like protein 1 isoform X1: MGNAAGGMDQTEACRTSVAGLSLSSPSPILQRKQPAAPKLPMPSEEELEERFNVVLDDMNLPPDKLQLLSLYDNDKKWELVCDQERFQVKNPPSAYLTKIRSVYQDQGGVARRIKKKIQESTQVLRELEISLRTNHIGWAQEFLNEDNKGLDVLVEYLSHSHCDASLDMEAVENGGTLTERVKPSERSLEDLNKGSGSSHPHSMSRAARALTVRISTLANSRRVQKMFRMTSQREDVHVCIMCLRAIMNYQSGFNLVMTHPHCVNEITLSLNNKNPRTRALVLELLAAVCLVRGGHDIILSAFDNFKKVNSEKNRFEKLMEYFSNDDSNIDFMVACMQFINIVVHSVENMNFRVHLQYEFTQHGLDKYLESLKLTESEKLQVQIQAYLDNIFDVGAMLEDNENRGGVLEHVEDLQEHNAQLSSRLQEIEGETTERISSLETKLMQATKETEILKESLRESFSQVSALQQREREREMERDRERDRDRLTQSSSELEQKVKELQDQGLIRLGRTPAGSLDIQVVPVTVVEYLPAPTPALQPAPSSGAEPQPASDVPDSATHSSTAPPPPPPPPASGSGGAPPPPPPPPPPPGPPPPPPPPPHGCGPPPPPPPPGCGPPPPPPPPGCGPPPPPGAPSAAPAVKSRKPIQTKFRMPLLNWQALKPNQVSGTVFNELNDEQVLGELNMDMFEEQFKTKAQGPPADLSTLKVKVAQKAPTKVSLMDSNKAKNLAITLRKGGLSPQDICIAIETYDEQALALDFLELLERFVPSDYELKLLQNYEKEGRPLEELSEEDRFMIRFGKIPRLSQRISTLTFMGNFPETVKRLQPQLNAIISASMSLKSSTQLKKMLEIILAFGNYMNSSKRGAACGFRLQSLDLLLETKSTDRSQTLLHFINNIVLEKYPELISFHTELHFVDKAGLVSLDSILQDIRNLERGMEVTKKEFLVQDDNTVLKGFLKANNELMDALLKDSKTAQEAYGSVVEYFGENPKTTQPAMFFPVFVRFIKAYKQAEKDNEQRKKAASKSSEEGPVSPSPSKASPQKQSPMAPQMDFLAELKKRQVKPQVREGKDGALEDIITDLRNQPFRRTDGRRPAHRQDT, encoded by the exons ATGGGGAACGCAGCCGGGGGCATGGATCAGACCGAGGCCTGCAGGACGTCTGTGGCAGGATTAAGTTTGAGCTCCCCATCCCCGATCCTCCAGAGGAAGCAGCCTGCTGCCCCCAAACTGCCCATGCCCTCAGAGGAGGAGCTAGAGGAACGCTTCAATGTGGTGCTG GATGACATGAACTTGCCTCCAGACAAGCTGCAGCTGTTGAGTCTTTATGACAATGACAAGAAGTGGGAGCTGGTCTGTGATCAG GAGCGTTTCCAGGTGAAGAACCCTCCCTCTGCCTACCTGACGAAGATACGAAGCGTCTACCAGGACCAGGGCGGAGTGGCTCGCAGG ATCAAGAAGAAGATCCAGGAGTCCACCCAGGTCCTGAGAGAGCTGGAGATCTCCCTAAGGACCAATCACATCGG GTGGGCCCAGGAGTTCCTCAACGAGGATAACAAGGGCTTGGATGTTCTGGTGGAGTACCTGTCCCACTCTCACTGTGATGCCTC gcTTGACATGGAAGCTGTGGAGAATGGAGGTAcgctgacagagagagtgaagccTTCTGAGCGATCTTTGGAGGACCTGAATAAGGGTTCGGGTAGCTCCCACCCTCACAGCATGAGCAGAGCAGCACGGGCCCTGACTGTGAG AATAAGCACACTGGCCAACAGTAGAAGGGTTCAGAAAATGTTTCGTATGACCAGCCAGAGGGAGGATGTGCATGTTTGCATCATGTGTCTACGAGCCATCATGAACTACCAG TCTGGCTTTAACCTGGTGATGACACATCCACACTGTGTCAATGAGATTACTCTGAGTCTAAACAATAAGAATCCCAG GACCAGAGCCCTGGTGCTGGAGTTGTTGGCGGCCGTCTGTCTCGTCAGAGGAGGCCACGACATCATCCTGTCTGCTTTTGACAACTTCAAAAAG GTCAACAGTGAAAAGAACCGCTTTGAGAAGCTCATGGAGTACTTCAGCAATGACGACTCCAACATTGACTTCATG GTGGCCTGCATGCAGTTCATAAACATCGTGGTCCATTCAGTGGAGAACATGAACTTCCGTGTCCACCTCCAGTACGAGTTCACCCAGCATGGCCTGGACAAGTACCTGGAG tctctcaagctgacagagagtgagaaactGCAGGTGCAGATTCAGGCCTACCTAGATAACATATTTGACGTGGGGGCAATGCTGGAGGATAATGAGAATCGGGGCGGGGTCCTGGAGCACGTGGAAGACCTGCAGGAACACAACGCTCAG TTGAGTTCCAGGCTCCAGGAGATCGAGGGTGAAACTACAGAGAGGATATCTTCTCTGGAGACCAAGCTCATGCAAGCCACCAAGGAGACAGAGATCCTCAAG gagagcCTGCGGGAATCCTTTTCCCAGGTCAGTGCCCTgcaacagagggagagggagagagagatggaacgcGACCGGGAGAGGGACCGGGACCGCCTGACCCAGTCTTCCTCGGAGCTGGAACAGAAGGTGAAGGAGCTGCAGGACCAGGGTCTGATCCGCCTGGGACGCACTCCTGCTGGGTCTCTGGACATCCAGGTGGTGCCTGTCACCGTGGTGGAGTACCTCCCTGCCCCGACCCCTGCCCTTCAACCCGCTCCTAGCTCCGGCGCTGAGCCTCAGCCGGCATCAGATGTTCCGGATTCCGCAACCCACTCCTCcaccgcccctccccctcctccaccgcccCCTGCTTCAGGATCCGGGGGTGCCCCTCCaccgcctccacccccccctccccctccaggccctccgcctcctccaccccctcctccacatggTTGtggacctcctccaccccctcctccacctggttgtggacctcctccaccccctcctcctcctggctgtggccccccacctccccctggaGCGCCATCCGCTGCCCCGGCAG TTAAGAGCAGGAAGCCCATACAGACCAAGTTCCGGATGCCTCTGCTCAACTGGCAGGCCCTAAAGCCCAACCAGGTTTCAGGCACCGTCTTCAACGAGCTGAACGACGAGCAGGTGTTAGGG gagctgaacatGGACATGTTCGAGGAGCAGTTTAAGACCAAGGCCCAGGGCCCTCCGGCAGACCTGTCCACGCTCAAGGTGAAGGTGGCCCAGAAGGCTCCCACTAAAGTGTCCCTGATGGATTCCAACAAGGCCAAGAACCTGGCCATCACGCTGAGAAAGGGCGGCCTCAGCCCCCAGGACATCTGCATCGCTATAGAAAC GTATGACGAGCAGGCGCTGGCGTTGGACTTCCTGGAGCTGTTGGAGCGCTTTGTGCCGTCCGACTATGAGCTCAAGCTGCTGCAGAACTATGAGAAGGAGGGCCGGCCCCTGGAGGAGCTGTCAGAGGAGGACCGCTTCATGATTCGCTTTGGCAAGATCCCCCGCCTCAGCCAGCGAATCAGCACCCTCACATTCATGGGCAACTTCCCAGAGACAGTCAAACGCTTGCAGCCG CAACTGAACGCAATCATCTCTGCTTCCATGTCCCTAAAGTCTTCAACGCAGCTGAAGAAAATgttagag atcaTCTTAGCCTTCGGAAACTACATGAACAGCAGCAAGAGAGGAGCTGCCTGTGGGTTTCGCCTGCAGAGTCTGGACCTT CTGTTGGAAACCAAGTCTACCGACCGCTCCCAAACACTGCTGCACTTCATAAACAACATTGTCCTAGAGAAATACCCAGAACTGATCTCCTTCCACACTGAGCTGCACTTTGTCGACAAGGCTGGCctag TGTCTCTGGATAGCATTTTACAGGACATCCGTaacctggagagagggatggaggtgacAAAGAAGGAGTTCCTCGTCCAAGACGACAACACTGTACTGAAGGGCTTCCTCAAGGCCAACAATGAGCTCATGGACGCTTTACTCAAAGACAGCAAGACAGCACAG GAGGCGTACGGCTCTGTGGTGGAGTACTTTGGAGAGAACCCCAAGACCACTCAGCCTGCCATGTTCTTCCCTGTCTTTGTCCGCTTCATAAAGGCCTACAAG cAAGCGGAGAAGGACAATGAGCAGAGGAAGAAGGCGGCGAGTAAGAGCAGCGAGGAAggtcccgtctctccctcccctagcAAAGCATCGCCACAGAAG CAGTCCCCCATGGCGCCCCAGATGGACTTCCTGgcggagctgaagaagaggcaGGTGAAGCCGCAGGTACGagaggggaaggatggagccCTGGAGGACATCATAACAG ACCTGAGGAATCAACCGTTCAGACGGACCGATGGACGAAGGCCAGCACATCGGCAAGACACCTGA
- the fmnl1a gene encoding formin-like protein 1 isoform X2, whose translation MGNAAGGMDQTEACRTSVAGLSLSSPSPILQRKQPAAPKLPMPSEEELEERFNVVLDDMNLPPDKLQLLSLYDNDKKWELVCDQERFQVKNPPSAYLTKIRSVYQDQGGVARRIKKKIQESTQVLRELEISLRTNHIGWAQEFLNEDNKGLDVLVEYLSHSHCDASLDMEAVENGGTLTERVKPSERSLEDLNKGSGSSHPHSMSRAARALTVRISTLANSRRVQKMFRMTSQREDVHVCIMCLRAIMNYQSGFNLVMTHPHCVNEITLSLNNKNPRTRALVLELLAAVCLVRGGHDIILSAFDNFKKVNSEKNRFEKLMEYFSNDDSNIDFMVACMQFINIVVHSVENMNFRVHLQYEFTQHGLDKYLESLKLTESEKLQVQIQAYLDNIFDVGAMLEDNENRGGVLEHVEDLQEHNAQLSSRLQEIEGETTERISSLETKLMQATKETEILKESLRESFSQVSALQQREREREMERDRERDRDRLTQSSSELEQKVKELQDQGLIRLGRTPAGSLDIQVVPVTVVEYLPAPTPALQPAPSSGAEPQPASDVPDSATHSSTAPPPPPPPPASGSGGAPPPPPPPPPPPGPPPPPPPPPHGCGPPPPPPPPGCGPPPPPPPPGCGPPPPPGAPSAAPAVKSRKPIQTKFRMPLLNWQALKPNQVSGTVFNELNDEQVLGELNMDMFEEQFKTKAQGPPADLSTLKVKVAQKAPTKVSLMDSNKAKNLAITLRKGGLSPQDICIAIETYDEQALALDFLELLERFVPSDYELKLLQNYEKEGRPLEELSEEDRFMIRFGKIPRLSQRISTLTFMGNFPETVKRLQPQLNAIISASMSLKSSTQLKKMLEIILAFGNYMNSSKRGAACGFRLQSLDLLLETKSTDRSQTLLHFINNIVLEKYPELISFHTELHFVDKAGLVSLDSILQDIRNLERGMEVTKKEFLVQDDNTVLKGFLKANNELMDALLKDSKTAQEAYGSVVEYFGENPKTTQPAMFFPVFVRFIKAYKQAEKDNEQRKKAASKSSEEGPVSPSPSKASPQKSPMAPQMDFLAELKKRQVKPQVREGKDGALEDIITDLRNQPFRRTDGRRPAHRQDT comes from the exons ATGGGGAACGCAGCCGGGGGCATGGATCAGACCGAGGCCTGCAGGACGTCTGTGGCAGGATTAAGTTTGAGCTCCCCATCCCCGATCCTCCAGAGGAAGCAGCCTGCTGCCCCCAAACTGCCCATGCCCTCAGAGGAGGAGCTAGAGGAACGCTTCAATGTGGTGCTG GATGACATGAACTTGCCTCCAGACAAGCTGCAGCTGTTGAGTCTTTATGACAATGACAAGAAGTGGGAGCTGGTCTGTGATCAG GAGCGTTTCCAGGTGAAGAACCCTCCCTCTGCCTACCTGACGAAGATACGAAGCGTCTACCAGGACCAGGGCGGAGTGGCTCGCAGG ATCAAGAAGAAGATCCAGGAGTCCACCCAGGTCCTGAGAGAGCTGGAGATCTCCCTAAGGACCAATCACATCGG GTGGGCCCAGGAGTTCCTCAACGAGGATAACAAGGGCTTGGATGTTCTGGTGGAGTACCTGTCCCACTCTCACTGTGATGCCTC gcTTGACATGGAAGCTGTGGAGAATGGAGGTAcgctgacagagagagtgaagccTTCTGAGCGATCTTTGGAGGACCTGAATAAGGGTTCGGGTAGCTCCCACCCTCACAGCATGAGCAGAGCAGCACGGGCCCTGACTGTGAG AATAAGCACACTGGCCAACAGTAGAAGGGTTCAGAAAATGTTTCGTATGACCAGCCAGAGGGAGGATGTGCATGTTTGCATCATGTGTCTACGAGCCATCATGAACTACCAG TCTGGCTTTAACCTGGTGATGACACATCCACACTGTGTCAATGAGATTACTCTGAGTCTAAACAATAAGAATCCCAG GACCAGAGCCCTGGTGCTGGAGTTGTTGGCGGCCGTCTGTCTCGTCAGAGGAGGCCACGACATCATCCTGTCTGCTTTTGACAACTTCAAAAAG GTCAACAGTGAAAAGAACCGCTTTGAGAAGCTCATGGAGTACTTCAGCAATGACGACTCCAACATTGACTTCATG GTGGCCTGCATGCAGTTCATAAACATCGTGGTCCATTCAGTGGAGAACATGAACTTCCGTGTCCACCTCCAGTACGAGTTCACCCAGCATGGCCTGGACAAGTACCTGGAG tctctcaagctgacagagagtgagaaactGCAGGTGCAGATTCAGGCCTACCTAGATAACATATTTGACGTGGGGGCAATGCTGGAGGATAATGAGAATCGGGGCGGGGTCCTGGAGCACGTGGAAGACCTGCAGGAACACAACGCTCAG TTGAGTTCCAGGCTCCAGGAGATCGAGGGTGAAACTACAGAGAGGATATCTTCTCTGGAGACCAAGCTCATGCAAGCCACCAAGGAGACAGAGATCCTCAAG gagagcCTGCGGGAATCCTTTTCCCAGGTCAGTGCCCTgcaacagagggagagggagagagagatggaacgcGACCGGGAGAGGGACCGGGACCGCCTGACCCAGTCTTCCTCGGAGCTGGAACAGAAGGTGAAGGAGCTGCAGGACCAGGGTCTGATCCGCCTGGGACGCACTCCTGCTGGGTCTCTGGACATCCAGGTGGTGCCTGTCACCGTGGTGGAGTACCTCCCTGCCCCGACCCCTGCCCTTCAACCCGCTCCTAGCTCCGGCGCTGAGCCTCAGCCGGCATCAGATGTTCCGGATTCCGCAACCCACTCCTCcaccgcccctccccctcctccaccgcccCCTGCTTCAGGATCCGGGGGTGCCCCTCCaccgcctccacccccccctccccctccaggccctccgcctcctccaccccctcctccacatggTTGtggacctcctccaccccctcctccacctggttgtggacctcctccaccccctcctcctcctggctgtggccccccacctccccctggaGCGCCATCCGCTGCCCCGGCAG TTAAGAGCAGGAAGCCCATACAGACCAAGTTCCGGATGCCTCTGCTCAACTGGCAGGCCCTAAAGCCCAACCAGGTTTCAGGCACCGTCTTCAACGAGCTGAACGACGAGCAGGTGTTAGGG gagctgaacatGGACATGTTCGAGGAGCAGTTTAAGACCAAGGCCCAGGGCCCTCCGGCAGACCTGTCCACGCTCAAGGTGAAGGTGGCCCAGAAGGCTCCCACTAAAGTGTCCCTGATGGATTCCAACAAGGCCAAGAACCTGGCCATCACGCTGAGAAAGGGCGGCCTCAGCCCCCAGGACATCTGCATCGCTATAGAAAC GTATGACGAGCAGGCGCTGGCGTTGGACTTCCTGGAGCTGTTGGAGCGCTTTGTGCCGTCCGACTATGAGCTCAAGCTGCTGCAGAACTATGAGAAGGAGGGCCGGCCCCTGGAGGAGCTGTCAGAGGAGGACCGCTTCATGATTCGCTTTGGCAAGATCCCCCGCCTCAGCCAGCGAATCAGCACCCTCACATTCATGGGCAACTTCCCAGAGACAGTCAAACGCTTGCAGCCG CAACTGAACGCAATCATCTCTGCTTCCATGTCCCTAAAGTCTTCAACGCAGCTGAAGAAAATgttagag atcaTCTTAGCCTTCGGAAACTACATGAACAGCAGCAAGAGAGGAGCTGCCTGTGGGTTTCGCCTGCAGAGTCTGGACCTT CTGTTGGAAACCAAGTCTACCGACCGCTCCCAAACACTGCTGCACTTCATAAACAACATTGTCCTAGAGAAATACCCAGAACTGATCTCCTTCCACACTGAGCTGCACTTTGTCGACAAGGCTGGCctag TGTCTCTGGATAGCATTTTACAGGACATCCGTaacctggagagagggatggaggtgacAAAGAAGGAGTTCCTCGTCCAAGACGACAACACTGTACTGAAGGGCTTCCTCAAGGCCAACAATGAGCTCATGGACGCTTTACTCAAAGACAGCAAGACAGCACAG GAGGCGTACGGCTCTGTGGTGGAGTACTTTGGAGAGAACCCCAAGACCACTCAGCCTGCCATGTTCTTCCCTGTCTTTGTCCGCTTCATAAAGGCCTACAAG cAAGCGGAGAAGGACAATGAGCAGAGGAAGAAGGCGGCGAGTAAGAGCAGCGAGGAAggtcccgtctctccctcccctagcAAAGCATCGCCACAGAAG TCCCCCATGGCGCCCCAGATGGACTTCCTGgcggagctgaagaagaggcaGGTGAAGCCGCAGGTACGagaggggaaggatggagccCTGGAGGACATCATAACAG ACCTGAGGAATCAACCGTTCAGACGGACCGATGGACGAAGGCCAGCACATCGGCAAGACACCTGA